ATCCGGCCCGACCCCGGCGGCCCGCCGCCGAACCGGTCCAGGCCGATCTGCGAGAGTGTCGGCGGCAGGTGGGATCGGGGGAGGGCAGCCGTGGACACGGTACGGGCGGCGTTCCGGGACGAGTGCGCGGCGCTGGGCGCGGCCCTGCGCGACGTGTCCGAGGCGGATCTGGACCGGCCGAGCGGCTGCCCGCCGTGGTCCGTACGCGAACTGCTCGCGCACGTGCGCACCGGCGTCGGCCGGCTGGCCGACATGCTCGCCGCGCCCGCCCCCGCGGCGGCGGACGTCGACGCGGCCGGCTACTTCGGGGTGGCGAAGTTCGCGCCGGACGTCGACGCCGCCCGCATCGACAGTGGCCGGCGGGAGGCCCGGGAACTCGACGGGCCGGCGCTGGTCGCCGACGTCGGCCGGGCCTGGCAAGCGGCCGACGACGCGATCGCCGCCGCGCCACCCGGGCGGTTGGTGCGCACCCGCCACGGCGACGCGATGCGGCTGGGCGAGTTCCTGCGTACCCGGGTGGTCGAGGTCGGTGTGCACGGCTTGGACC
This genomic stretch from Micromonospora krabiensis harbors:
- a CDS encoding maleylpyruvate isomerase N-terminal domain-containing protein is translated as MDTVRAAFRDECAALGAALRDVSEADLDRPSGCPPWSVRELLAHVRTGVGRLADMLAAPAPAAADVDAAGYFGVAKFAPDVDAARIDSGRREARELDGPALVADVGRAWQAADDAIAAAPPGRLVRTRHGDAMRLGEFLRTRVVEVGVHGLDLAAALDRRPWLTPTAAGVIADLLTGGQPVPARLGWDPVTLISKTTGRAALTGSERAVVEAAGFRWLSFGG